The DNA segment gaaatttgtTTAGTAGACATATATAAACTGTGCCGGtgtataaatgtcattttttatgGATAAGTTGGAACCAGTGGTGTGTATAGtctctgaagaggtgggcatactgtgatttGATATCATGAACAAATGCACCACCGACAGCCGTAAAaggcaaagaaagaaaaaaaaaaaaaaaaaaaaaaaaaaaaagacatttgatatcaTTATGGGAttcagttgtccagcatctgtgactgcgaagagcatcaaaaactagcacgggtgcaataacatgcagtattttcacaaagtttaactacataagttaaatttaaatgtatgtgtgtgtgtgtgtgtacatatatacatatatatatatatatacacacacacacacacacacacacacacacacactgcacacgtttagcagggaaatacatttataACACAAATtctggttactccagggatgcttgtgcatcagcattagatgctggaaatgtcctggcccttactgaaacggaaaatatgactggttagcaaatatccaatcacgtctgaaattaatgttctgattggtggatcagcttcgtcggactgtctgtcttgcccattccatcagttgcgctcccgcagCTCTGTGcgtgtttagagagaatctctgtacacttgaaaacacacacacacacacacacacacacacacacacacacacacacacacacacacacaccactcaccagtgctgcggcatcgcgttagtagatacataaagttccgggtcaaaagcttACTCATTGGTGTGGCGgccatatgcaaaatcctaagaaggATAGGTGGGCAAACGGCGTAAGCCTGCATATGCCTTAGACTATACTACTGGTTGGAATGGACTGTGGAGGAAAAGCACCCAACAAGTGTCCAGCCTACATGGGAACtccatcaatactgtttaaaaagcatcccaggatgcaccttcTGAGGTGCatgttggttgagagaatgaccagagtgtgcagagctggaatttAAACGAAGGATGACTACTTGGAAGAAGCTCAAATATCATAATTCACATATTTCCATGCATGTTTTGCAGAATTTTGATGACTGGACTTTTTGGGATGGGacgattcggttcgatatacgatatgaggttcacgattcgatatTCTAAATTCGATATGACagcacttaaatgacaaagtatggcagaaaattgtgtttattttttattttttttaaatacttgcgcaaaatgcacattataatttctcatataCTGTTCACTATAAgctcacaaacaaataagccttcaaaaatagtggaCTACAtttaggctgatcaggtgcagaacaagcaatataactgaacagaacctgtcccgaaaaagtatatgaaaatgtttacctttttaataatttgtttgtcttgattattataatcacatttcaactacaaatatataaaaatgtaacattctatcaattaatattatttcttgaaattgtatgtaataataatgatatgagctgtcaatgtttcAATGATgtatacaatttacaagtaataacattaagattacattcatttgtataacaagcgatatcatggtactgtcactttaagagttcaacagGCATCTCACAGACTTACACAGGCGTTTCTGTTCATTCATTAACAAGAGAGAAGTCTCGTTTTTTAGCGCATCTGTGCTATTTGttgttaatttatatttctttttactttttatctgactaaagaacagaaaggatgttaaaagacacattattcaatgaaagtggagtgcgggaTCTCAACTTTGATGGATGCATATTACAAGGAAGAAATGGTCCGTTTTAATCTcaacacttttcaacaaaacaaggcgattttccaggtattccagaacTTACATTTCTAAGAGCTAAATTTAAGCACTTTAAAAAGGCTccttgaaatcaaaattaaagttttgctggttttagtccatatctacaGGTTTTACGGTCATctttatgctagtgtacttctaaacattgacaaaattcgtTTCAGAAGTTAAATctgccgtctctctctctcttccggaTAAACAGACGCAGCAATACCCATGATGTCACATCGAGGTtcagaaaccttgtccaatcaaacgCTTTCTTGAACTAAAACAGACCCTCTCCCTACATCTGTTCAGCGTGCccggctgtgttctaactggtgctGATAATGCCTTTGCAGGGCACTTTGAAGAgaacacaatccatgctgtagggttgttccaaactgattttccattacaaattgataaaaaagtgagttctgaatgaccattatcacctttcagccatctgaagcttTCACAGTGGAGGGTATTTTTCTTCGAAGGGAATACGGCATGGGATGATCACTTGTGAATGGGCCGCAACAACACGGGAGCTGGATGTGAGAGAAGTTGCtggagttttatttatattttgtgtgcagccggaggtttcttgggatgaACAGCACCAGTaagttttctttattctttttgctTAGTGTAATGTGATTCGAAACATAGATATATTATTACtcgcttgtttttttatttattcatcttgCAAAACAGCTCCAGCTTCGTCAAAAGCAAAGGCCGTGATGTGCTTtgtgcgtttgtgggctggttatggattaatgcTGTCAGATTATAGTTTGGTTCtaaaagtcagtggaaaagctggCCAGTATTGAGATCGTTTCTCAAGTTTCCACTGTAAGCAGCTCTGACATtagcagcatggtggaaaggggtgggtggttgtgtgtgtgggtgtctataaactaaagcctattggctattttaaaagtGGGAGGAGTCGTTCGACATGTCCTGCTGCCACTTCCTGTTTtagtaggaaatacgtcaaaataCCAAATCGAACCGTGCTCGTCAATGCACTTCACAGGccctttaagcacttcaaggaccttgtgtgaactctGTAAACAGTATTGAAAAAAAGTGCAGTGGGGTAAAATCAaacgatagagagattatgatgtttgatgggtcatttaatttataatcacatggacagaaaacactgtttcaaatTTTGAAATATCGAGTTTTGCCTCTATATGGTTCATAATTTTTATAGATTGCTATATATTGAAATTCTATATAATATCCCAAACTTATtgactattattctaatatgtaGGGAAATGAATGAAGTGGGTATGTCCAAACTGTATCTTCTCAAATACAATTCATAAACAACTATGGTATAACCGGTTACAGTAATGCCAAAGAATTACCAAGACAACTAGTATGCACCATACAGAAAATTCATTGATTATCTCAATATAAATCTCAGAACGCTAACCTGCAAAGGCCTTTGCTTCATCCACAGGCACAGCTCTCAGATGGCGCAAGTCACTTTTGTTCCCTACTAACATGATTACAATATTGCTGTCGGCATGATCCTGCAACTCTTTCAGCCAGCGCTCTGCATTCTCATAGGTCAGATGTTTTGCAATGTCATACACCAGCAGGGCTCCAACTGAACCTCTGTAATACCTGTGAACACACATAATGCGGGAGGGTCACTGAGATGAACTAAGCAGTATTCGGTtagtcatgtgattccaacaTAGTGTATGAGGGGGGACAACCCTTATgtcgaaaaaaaaacaaacaaacaaaaaacttttctAAGCCACTTGAATATTTTCACATAATGGGGGTCTATGGAGCTGTCTATGGAGTTCTGCACGTGCAGATTCCGTCTGGGTCTGATCAAATGTTATTAGGTAAGAAATAATGATGCGTACTTGTACTAACATCACCACCGGTTCTAACAATAGGTTAGATGACCAGGTCTAACAACACACTTACGCTGATGTGATGGCCCTGTATCTCTCCTGTCCAGCCGTATCCCAGATCTGAGCCTTGATGGTCTTTCCCTCCACATGGATACTGCGTGTGGCAAACTCCACCCCGATGGTGCTCTTGCTCTCCAGGTTGAACTCATTACGGGTGAAGCGAGAAAGCAGGTTACTTTTGCCCACACCTGAGTCACCAATCAGCACCACTGCAGACAAAGAGGATATTGATGCTTGAAATTTTGTTCGACTTTATGGTACTTTTACATGCTATTGTGTGTGCTTTTTTCCCTGGAGACCCCAATGACACTGTGAGTGCTCTTTAAAACAGATACTGTGTGTGTGCTGGCAAGAACTGGCCTCTGCACAACAGCAATTAGAGTCAAATATTTCACACACAGAGGGTGTGTTACAACAAAGCTTTTATAACACTGAGTAAAAAGGGCAAGACCGAAGAGCAACTCCCTTTTTCACCCACACATTGACTTATGAAATACTGGGAACGTCTTTCCTCATAGAGGGAGTCTTGGGCAAAAATTAAGAGAGAGATATGATTGAGGAATTATTCTTAAGGTAATAATTTGTGAACATTCTCCAACAAAGTCAAATGCCTATGGTTTCTGAACTTAAAGGAATGatttaaccaaaaatgaacattctctcatcatgccatcccagatgtgtatgactttttcttctagattttttagaagaatatctcagctctgtaggtccatacaatgcaagtgaatggtgaccaaaactttgaagcaccaaaaaactattaaaagcagcataaaagtaatccatataactctagtggtttaatcaatggcttctgaagtgatccaatcagttttggatgagagcagatcaaaatataactttattttttactgcaaatcttaccattgcaatctctagccaggatcatgattttaagctcgattacactttctagtgcttgatgcatgcagaCAGTGCTAGGAAGCATAATCAAGCTTGCAaagaagactgctgatgtcaaggtttacagtgaaaaatgagttattttttggtcagttctcacccaaaacaaataagattgcttcagaagacatcaattaaaccactggactcacatggattaattttatactgcctttgtgtgccttttggagcttcaaagttttggtcaccattcacttgcattgtaaggacctacagagctaagatattgttctaaaatatttgtttgtgttatgcagaagaaagaaagtcatacacatctgggatggcatgagggtgagtaaatgatgagaatttttgggtgaactacttgtTTTAAAAGGAATAATTCTGCTTTTAATTTTTCACCgtgtgttccaaacctgcatatgctgttatttttttacgtggaacacaaaaggagaatttctgAAGAATCTTCATGACATGTAATTTTTATGCAGAgtggagaatgagatttgagagctgagattttcagtgaataactattTAAATTTTGGTCTTGTCCActcatgagtcatatggacaacttttaaggtacatttatggtgcttttgtcagTTTTGGCAGATGTGGTCAATATGGGAAAAGCTCCATAAAGAGTCTTCAAAAGTTTTCCTGTTgtgttaaactgaaaaataactgCATAGTGCATACAggtatggaatgacatgaggcCAACATTGCCAACTCATCAGCATGAAGGGAGGAAATCCACTAACAAAAGTCTCAGCTAATAATATCACGGGCTGAGGTAGGCACACAGGAATGCACTCTGATAAATTCTAATGCTTCCGTTTAAAATTTGGTGGACAGGCATGTTTAAAGTGGCGAGTGGTGGTTGAAAAGCACTGACTGATTTATGATCAAACAACGTGAGGGCTTAGAAACCCACACAGTGATGACTAAAACACAATCAGGAAGTGTCAAATCTACATTGCTACAAGTCAAATGAATGAACTAATCTTATAGATGGCCATGCATTATGAATAAAATGGGTAAGCTCTCGTGATCTTTTAATGAGTTTTTACCTTGGCAATGCAAACCCATCCTGAGAAAGACCTGATTTAGGCCTATACAGGTCTTACCGGTTTAACTGCACTTATATTGCGGATACTTACAAAGGAAGCTCCTCGCAATCACTTTTCTACACAAAGGACAAACATTTCAGAGATGGCAGTTTTTGGTATTTTTTTGTGATCCTGTATCATAAAGATAAAATGCATATTATTGGACCCAAATCTCTGTACAAACTATAGCATAACCACtcataaaacaagacacattaagAGTGGTCAATTATCATGTAGCCTGTCATGACTGAAATGCCTCTTTATGTTGTTTTAGCAATagggccaaaaaataaataaataaaataaaatgtaataagtgCAAGACAACCAGAACAGGCGAGACATGCAACATATCAGGAAGACATTATTATAAATCAGCTGTTACACTCACCTTTGAAGAGATAGTCATACTCGTCCTCTCTACCCGTCATGATTTTAATCTTCTTAGCGGCTAAGTAATAAGTCCGTGCACTAAAAAGTAAAGACGTGTTGCTGTCTTCGGAAGAAACGCATTTATTTATTGCCAAGTCACAGAAACTTCCATGAGACGCGCGAGCTGATCACGAGCACTTCATTAAGCGCGTGCTTCATACGTCAAATATAGTTATACTCAAACATAAGACCATATCGTACGGCTTTCACTGTCGAGCGGTAAATATAACGTAGCCTTGAAGCAAAATAAGTCCGTAATTCGTCTAGATAACAAACCGTCAACTTCAGCCTGCTTCGCCCCGTTCTCTTCTCATCTTAAGGCAAACACCGACGTCATAGTGTTGAAATGTAGCCCCGCCTACCAGACACTAACTTTCATCTAATTGGCCTGTGAACCTGTCAAACACTCGAGTGTCCCTGTGTAACCCAATGGAATGCTTGACGGAGCTTCCGTACAGGTGTGTAACGTCACaggtgtatctttttttttttttttgttaggaaATATAACACAATGTTGTAAACATATAAAGTATGTAAAAGAAAACATAgattataataaaatatgaaGCATTAACACGTTAATAAAGGTTTCCTTTAAAGAAAGAACTGCTGACAACAGTCTATAGCTGTCTCAGGTGAGACTTCCACATTCCACAGCATTGCTATGACTTCACCCATGCTTTACAGTGTCTTATGGGCCTGGAAATGCCACGTAGTAGATAATGATGACTCGTTTCCTTTGAAACAATATGACTCAACTCACTTGGTATGCGTATCTGGTGATATTCTTCTATTAAATCTGCCTAAGTCGTCGTACTGTGAAGATATTTATATAACATACTAAAAGATGTTAGATGCAGATTATGTGCATTTTTCAACAgctttgtgtgttttcttttttaatttcattttataaacCACATTTCGTTCCACAGCTTCtgatggataaataaataaatgattcaaGACTTCAAACTGTTTGCTTCAGTTGCAATTGTATATAATACATCCAGCATAAGTGAAAATCTTATCatataatgaaatgtattatgcatttttattatgaTTTATGTAGATCAAAAGCAACAGTTTGCTTTATATATTCACTGgccgccaaaagtttggaataacgtacagattgtgctgtttcggaaggaaattggtactttaattcaccaaagtgacattcaactgatcacaatgtatagtcaggacattactgacgtaaaaaacaacaccatcactatttgaaaaaagtcatttttgatcaaatctagacaggccccatttccagcagccatcactccaacaacaccttatccttgagtaatcatgctaaattgctaatttggtactagaaaatcacttgccattatatcaaacacagttgaaagctatttggatcgttaaatgaagcttaacgttgtctttgtgtttgtttttgagttgccacagtatgcaatagaccggcATGTCTTGAAGTCAATATTAAgtaattaatggcaaaaaaagaaacggctttctctagaaactcatcagtcaatcattgttttgaggaatgaagtctatacaatgcttgaaactgccaaaaaactgaagatttcaaacaaaggtgtacactacagtcttcaaagacaaaggacaactggcactaacaaggacagaaagagatgtggaaggccagatgtacaactaaacaagaggataagtacatcagagtctctagtttgagaaatagacacctcacatgtcctcagctgacagcttcattgaattctacccgctcaacaccagtttcatgtacagacagtaaagagaagactcaggggtgcaggccttatgggaagaattgcaaagaaaaagccacttttgaaacagaaaaacaaaaagaaaaggttagagagagcaaagaaacacagatatttaacagataattggaaaagagtgttatggatcttaaccccattgagcttttgttggatcagctaaactgtaaggtgtgtgagaagtgcccgacaagacagccacatctatggcaagtgctacaggaagtgtggggtgaaatgtcacctgagtatctggacaaactgacagctagaatgccaaggatctgcaaagctgtcattgctgcacgtggattcttttaatgagaactctttgaagtagttcaagtagtttttttcaaattgtaatagtaatttttcacattattaatgtcctgactatacattgtgatcagttgaatgccactttggtgaataaaagtaccaatttctttccataagagcaaaatctgtacattattccaaacttttggctgccagtgtgtgtatatatatatatagagagagagagagagagagagagagtgtaataGCACATAATGTTGATTTAGTGCTGAttagtttaaaaatgaacaaattcttATTTTCACAGAATGTGGTGTATCCTTTATTCTCAAATCTGCATAGGTGTGTTCAGTAAATCATTCACAAactgtgtgaatgagtgtgtaaatgaaaaaaaaaacattctatcttactaattaaaataatcatttttttttttctttttctgcgtCCATTGATCATAACATTTACAATAATAACAAAGAAAGTATGATTAGGAACGTTTGGCATGAAATCTCATAAATAATATCAACAGAAGCAAATGTCTTTATTTTGCAAAGAAATGAGAAGGAACatggggaaaatacttttaaattaagcaaaaaaaaaaaattttttttttgttgtcaccTGACAAGCTTTTAAAAATcccttttaattattaaataatattttaaaatacaaatatggcTATGTCAGTCAGTGAAATGGTTTAGTTTCTTTCACTTTTTATCACGCTTGTTCTTTCTAATCAAGAACTGGCGGTTCTCAGTCTACACACGGAATTTTGCAACTTCATCAGGACTCTGGAATGTCCAACCATCTGAAATGTTCCATCACATATTCTTACAACAGGGTTTCTTGTCCTCTTGTGCATCGGCTGCTGGTGCTTTGGGTTGGGACAACGTCACAGCATTGATGGACCCTCGAGTCACCTCTTTGCTGCTCACTTTTTTATGGATTTCTGAAAGAAAGGGACCAAATAATGGCACCGTGATCATGAAAATGAAGTGAAGTGCTTGTGTACATTACGTCAAGCCTAACTAAAGACAAATCCAGAGATAAAGGAACTCATGTAAAGTACATGTAAATACGGAGTGATGTGTTCAGAATAAACCGTTGCTACCTGTAAGGACAGTGTTGAATGCTGCCTCAACGTTTGTTGACTCCAAAGCTGAAGTTTCCATGAACAGAAGACCATTCTTTTCTATAGAGGGGCCAAGGAATGATGATAATATATGAATCGAGTTCCTTTAACAgttgaaattgtatttattttgttataaaatgaATATTGTACATGACATGCAGaatgtttaaagaaatagttcacccataaattaaaattctgtcattattttttcaCCCCCATCCAAACCtgaatgctgttatttttttctctggaacacaaaagaagaattgtTGAAAAATCTTTCTGGAGCTTTTCCAAACAACTCAATCTCCAAAAGGACCAAAAAACCGCATTAAAGCGCCATAAAAGTACTGCATATGACTAATGCAGTGTATTACAAGTCTTGTGAAGACATACAATAATTTTGTttgaggaaaagaccaaaatttatGTACTTATTCACTGAAATCCTCAACTCTGTTTCAGCTCTCAATACTAACGGTTGGTGGCAATTACgacaccaacatgatcacacaggaagtcggtaagttgtttccgagagttccagtataTACCCTAAGATCGGCCACATTCCGACTCACTGACATGTGCCATCTcctatcaaacatttttgcatcagcttcagcttgtttacctttccctgtggGATGACCAGAAGCACAATGCGTCAGCAGGGAGGGAGACCCGGGTTCGGATCCTgcgttaaaaccaggaagtaattgcgttcacatattCAATACTGAGTGAATTGAgaagttgcatttttccctctagcaTTACATTTCTACTCCATTGATGGTTcaattcagtttataaaatatgcattccttttaactgttttacaacatttacagctgaaaacaactctcttttggcacccctctgtggacaataCAGCCAGAAAATTGACCTCACATGCCCAAACGCCccacaacacttaccgctttggccactgggggcagtgttttgcatttctgtaatcacagaccgattttagctaaagaaaagtcaacttacTGTTTTCAATTTCACTTAAGTCACTTTAGTCTTTCATCAGTCTGACGGCACTACatttctcctgttgtgttccagtatacaggtttggaatggaaCTATTCCTTCATCTTTTAAGTCTTAAATACCTGCAAAGTCTTTTGCATCCTCTGTTGGAACAGATCGTACTGCTGCCAAGTCTGTTTTGTTGCCCACAAGCATCACTACAATATGAGGATCTGCATGATCATAGAGTTCCTTCAGCCAACGCTCAGCACTTTCATAGGTCAAATGCTTTGAAATGTCATAGACTAGTAGAGCTCCAACTGCTCCTCGATAATATCTGAAATAGAGCAACATTTTTGCACCAGATCAGGAGAATACATTTGTCACTTTTTGTACCATGTGAGTGAACAGTAttaatagttcagccaaaaatgttgCCATCATCTTCTCACCAGGTTGCTctgttccacacaatgaaaatggaTGGTGACAACGGCAGCCGTTATGGCAAGACTTTCGGTGAATTAcgtcttaaattttggtctgttcctcacacaaaagtaTTGTATGGCTTTGAAAATCACTGACCATAGCACACAAATTGAACAGACTGCTTTCATGGTACTTATGGTTCTTATTCAGTCTTTTCCTATGAAAGTTATGCGACTGgcgcatttttgcaaaattatattacaatgCTCCTCACACATATTGCAActgttctgaagtgaaatgttcactgtgtggcccttaaagcgagttaaattttctctcaaacagatgaggtgtTTAGGGATGATGCTCTAtcatgttttaattaacaaaacttacctccctaccctaaacctaaacctaaccgaaagtatcataaaaagcaaatgtgatgcTATTGCTATTATGcttttgctgaagcaaccacatcattctgtagtgcttctatgacactttcagctcacgtgtcaacttgcatgctcttcaggactcatacttcagtcctttgcatcacaagtgcaacgttTTATCAGTTGCGCTACTGCGTAATTTGATCATGctggaacaagcttgtaaatgtagttccttatgtaatgcaaatgttgatGTACATGTCATGTACTTCAGTAAAAAGTGTCTAGATGTCATAAGCTTGCATTGTTTGAGGAACCAGgcaaagtgtttatgaactgataatatgccgttttactactgatttgtgtgaaagtaaataaaaaaataaaatcattgtttttgtagcgcctctagtttttattttaccaggaaactgccacattACAAACCATGAggcacataaaaataat comes from the Myxocyprinus asiaticus isolate MX2 ecotype Aquarium Trade chromosome 15, UBuf_Myxa_2, whole genome shotgun sequence genome and includes:
- the LOC127453221 gene encoding ras-related protein Rab-11A-like; protein product: MTGREDEYDYLFKVVLIGDSGVGKSNLLSRFTRNEFNLESKSTIGVEFATRSIHVEGKTIKAQIWDTAGQERYRAITSAYYRGSVGALLVYDIAKHLTYENAERWLKELQDHADSNIVIMLVGNKSDLRHLRAVPVDEAKAFAEKHGLSFLETSALDSSNVELAFQTILTEIYRIVSQRQMSGLGDASFSPNSKVVPITVQPTQNSGKQGACCQNN
- the LOC127453224 gene encoding ras-related protein Rab-25-like — protein: MGSDEAYNFVFKVVLIGESGVGKSNLLSRFTKNEFSHDSRTTIGVEFSTRTVQLNGLTIKAQIWDTAGLERYRAITSAYYRGAVGALLVYDISKHLTYESAERWLKELYDHADPHIVVMLVGNKTDLAAVRSVPTEDAKDFAEKNGLLFMETSALESTNVEAAFNTVLTEIHKKVSSKEVTRGSINAVTLSQPKAPAADAQEDKKPCCKNM